The Oculatellaceae cyanobacterium DNA window GAAACGGCATCTTCCCAAAGTAATTTAACTGTAACTGGTAGAGGCGGTTTACCAGCTAACCCTACAGAAGTTCTGACTGGTGAGACTGTGTTAGTAGATTTAGAAACACCATCAACACATATTACAAAATCTCCAGAAATTACTCCCCAAGCGATTAGCATTAAAAGCCAACCCCAATTTATTGAAGCTACTGGCTGGAGATTCAACAACAATGGAGTTGTTACTTTAGTTGCTAATGCTGCCAATGTTACACCTCAAAAACTTTGGCATAATTCTCAAGGCTGCAATGGTAATGGGTAATAGAATTAATAATCAACAAATAACTGCCATTGTGTTAGCAGGTGGACAAAGTTCTCGGATGGGTAGAGATAAAGCTTTAATATCCATCCAAGGTACGCCACTAATTAGACTAATTTGTGAAGTTGCTCTTGGGTGTACTTCACAAGTTTATGTAGTGACACCTTGGAAAGAAAGATATCAAGAAATTTTACCTACCAACTGCCAATTAATTTTAGAATTACCTATTGCAGAAGACACTAAACCACATGGCGCATTGGTTGGTTTTTCCCAAGGGTTAAGTTATGTACAAACTGATTGGGTATTATTACTTGCTTGTGATTTGCCACGTTTACAATTAGAAGTCTTACAAAATTGGGTAGAACAATTAAGTAATCTCTCACAAGCAGGTAGCAAAGATTATATCGCTGTTCTTCCCCGAAGCCCTAAAGGATGGGAACCATTATGTGGTTTTTACCACCGCCGTTGTTTACCAATACTGACAGAATTTATTCACCAGGGAGGGCGTTCTTTTCAAAAGTGGTTAGTTCAACATCCCGTGAAGGAATTGCACGTAATTGATCGCCAGGTATTATTTAATTGCAACACACCTGATGATTTAGCAAAAATTGATCAGTCTATGGGTAAAAATCAACTTAAATAAATATTGTGCTGGTCATTGTTAATTGTTAAAGCCAATTTCCCACCATTACATAGGGAGCCCAATAATAAGGATGGTTTAACGCGGGGTCTTTTAACAAGCGCAGTTGAGCGCGACGGAGGGCTTCAGCTTTGGTTACTGAGGCATCTAACTCGCGGTAAAACTCGGTCATTAACTCGGT harbors:
- a CDS encoding molybdenum cofactor guanylyltransferase, producing the protein MLHLKNFGIILKAAMVMGNRINNQQITAIVLAGGQSSRMGRDKALISIQGTPLIRLICEVALGCTSQVYVVTPWKERYQEILPTNCQLILELPIAEDTKPHGALVGFSQGLSYVQTDWVLLLACDLPRLQLEVLQNWVEQLSNLSQAGSKDYIAVLPRSPKGWEPLCGFYHRRCLPILTEFIHQGGRSFQKWLVQHPVKELHVIDRQVLFNCNTPDDLAKIDQSMGKNQLK